From the genome of Prionailurus bengalensis isolate Pbe53 chromosome D1, Fcat_Pben_1.1_paternal_pri, whole genome shotgun sequence:
tagtgttctgtctctttccttaGTTCACCCAAGATGGACTCCAAATCTAAGAAAAGGATAACTGGGTTTGCACTTCCATTGAAGAACAAGACAAGGCTCACTAGTGATCCTGGATTGTATGATGTGTAGAAGAGAGTGAAAACATTTTCCTTGCCTACTTGTATGGTCCTTTCCTTCAGGGAAATCTGCTTCCTTCACTCATCATGCCATCCTTCAATCAGAGCATTTTCCACCCTGCAGTCTTCTTTCTTACTGGTATCCCTGGCTTTGAAACTTACCATGCCTGGCTCTCCATCCCTTTTTGTTGTCTCTATGCCATTGCCATCTCTGGGAATGGCATGATCCTGTTTGTGATCTTCACTGAGTCGAGCCTCCATGAACCCATGTACTATTTCCTCTCCATGCTATCTTTCACGGACCTAGGACTATGCCTTTCCACATTGGTCACCATGCTGGGTATTTTTTGGTTCAATGCTCGAGAAATTAGTTTTGATGCCTGCATTGGTCAAATGTTCTTTATCCATGGTTTCACATTCATGGAGTCCTCAGTACTCCTGGCGATGGCCTTTGATCGCTTCACTGCCATCTGTAACCCACTGAGATATGCTACAATCTTAACTAATTCAAGGATCATCAAAGTGGGCTTTGCCATTGTTATTAGGGGGACAACGGCTCTAGTGCCTTTACTCCTGCTCCTAAAGCGTCTGTCTTTCTGCCATGGCCATGTTCTGCACCATTCATATTGTTTCCACCCTGATGTGATGACGCTTTCATGCACAGACACCAAAATCAACAGTGCATTTGGTTTGGCCATTGTCATATCAACTGCTGGCCTAGACTCTGTGTTTATCCTCCTTTCCTATGTTCTGATCATCCACTCTGTGCTCAACATGGCCTCCCCAGAGGAGCGGAAAAAGGTCTTTGGTACCTGTGTCTCACACATAAGTGCTGTTGCCATCTTCTACATTCCCATGATCAGCTTGTCACTGGTGCATAGATTTGGGAAGCAAGCCCCTCCCCTTGTGCACACTCTCATTGCCAATGTTTATCTGCTCATCCCTCCTGTGATGAATCCCATAATCTACAGTGTGAAAACCAAGCAAATTCGTAAGGCAGTGCTCAAAATATTCCTTTCTAAGATGAtttaggaattttttattttatcttttcttcccatAGTCTCTCTAACTCATAtttgattattatattatttatttatttaaattagagTTAGGTAAcctacagtgtagtattagtgttaggagtagagcccagtgatttatcacttatatataacacctagtgctcataccaacaagtgccctcctaatacccatcacccatttagctcatctcccacccaactcccctctagcaactcttggtttgttctctgtatttaagactctcttattgttatttctccttcccttcccctatgtttatctattttgtttcttaaattccacatatgagtgaaatcatatgatatttgtctttctctgacttatttagcttagcgtaatacactccagttccatccacgttgttgtaatggcaagatttcattctttttgactgctgagtaatacttcactgtgtgtgtgtgtgtgtgtgtgtgtgtatgtgtgtgtgtatatatatatatatatatatatatatatatatatatatatatataaaacacctcttctttatccattcatcagttgatggacacttgggctctttccatactttggttattattgatagtgctgctataaacatgagggtgcatgtgtcccttcgaaacagcacacctgtatcccttggataaatacctagcagtgcaattgctgggttgtagggtagttctattttttgttttttgaggaacctccatactgttttccagagtggctgcaccagcttgcattcccaccaacaatgcaaaagagatccttattctctgcatcctcaccaacatctgttgttgcctgagttgttaatattagccattctgacaggtgtaaggtggcatctcattgtggtcttgatttgtatttccctgatgatgagtgatgttgagcatcttttcatgtgtcggttagctgtccggatgtcttctttggagaagtgtctattcatgtcttctgcccatttcttcactggattatatgtttaacaaatttttttttaacatttattcatttttgagagacagagtgtgaatgggggaggggcagagagagagggagacacagaatctgaagcagctccaggctctgagctgtcagcacagagcccgatgcgagggttgaactcatggaccgtgagaccatgacctgagctgaagtcagatgcttaactgactgagccacccagtcacccttggattatttgttttaaaagcttgatATGTTTCTCGTACCAGAGAGTACTGctgtattaaaaaggggtcatacactgtccagtgcttggcacttcaggaagtgtttctggtacATGCTGTGTGCACTCGCTGTTGTGTTGTGGCTGCTCTTTCCCCCCTGGTCaggcctctgcagagctcctTGTTGCTtgcagtggtggagtgtttggacctttaactaggtgtgctttgatttgcttTCTGAAGTAACtctggaaaaaagaggaaggagtaaagcctgatcccataaaaagagaaaaggaaagagaacaatacaacaaaaaaacaaacagagaatcaaaaaactattataaggctgattccaaagaaaatgaaaggaaaaaatagaagaaaagaaaaaagaataaaaagaaaacaataaaaatgatttaaaaaaaaggaaatgaaaaaaacaaacaagaaactatgagcctgattccaaaaaaaaaaaaaaaaaaaaaagaaggaagacaaaaggagaaaagagctcTCAGTGTAGTGATGAGGCGTGATTTTCAGTGCACTTGGTGCATGAGGGGTGCTGGCTATGCTGGCTCTGGAGGAGAGGCCTACCCGGTTGGCTCAGAGTCAGGCTTGCCCCAGTAATTAAGTAGTTGCCAGGCAagaggggcagggtttggtgtaaggCGGTCCACTTCACTGGGGGCTGCTGTGTTTTTCTGAAGTCGCACCTCTTTGATGTTGGGGATAAATGGCACCACCCCAGTCTCTCTTGCTCAGATCAGGGATCTTACAACCCctgctgttcaggcagccctcaggGAATAGTGAGGGCAGTCAGCTGGCCCTGGGTCACAACTCCcctgcattttttctttggcaCATGGCCGGGATTCAAAACCTAGAGTCTTAAAGGACTGGCACTGTGCAGAATTGAAAAAGCCTATTTATAAATGCTTTCATTCTGTTCTGATGATGCAATAGCTTCGTATTTAGTGAGTTCAAGAATGTAGATTCTTGGGGATAGGGACTGTGTCTCGTGTACCTTTGGCCTTGTCACAAATGCTTCCATTGGCACAGAATAGGACCACAGGTAAAATATTTCTACAAAGTGGACAAATGAAGTCATGAATTGGGGTTTAAACAGCCTTATAACCTCTGAGGTACAGCATGATTCAAGGGATATTTGATATAATTTCCCTCAGTAGGAAAGTCTAAGTTACAGTAATTCTAACCATTTATTGGTAATGCTTATTATTTCCCCAGATAGACTACTCATGGCCACAGAACATGAATAAGCCTAGAAAACATGAagtcaaataaaaatcaaacttacTTAATTCTTAAAAGGGTTATTCAGGTCCCTTTggtaaatgtattaaaattttaactatgtAATATCCAGTGATTTATTCTTCAAAATACGTGTCTAATGGGGGAAAGTGGGCCAAGACGTGTTGTGATGTTCAACATATCATTATTCGTTGCAATGCAACTCTGGAAACTGcttaaacaattattttaggttattggttaaataaaatataaactctcATGCAACCAGCTAAATACTGACATaggtataaatttatatattattaaggGAAAAGATAGATTAGTTTACAGGGTATGTATCACTGTTTCTGTATATATTTcatgggaacacacacacacatacacttgcaTATCCACTCACACATATACATTGTAAAAGTGTGGATAGATATGTTCCAAATGTCAAAGTACTTGTCTTCCGATAATTAGAGATTGgcttgtttatattttctgtgtaCTTTCCTGCAGTTTAAAAATGCTCAATAATGAGTGTTTAAAATTTTGCAGGTAGTGAAATAATTGATTTCCATTTAACACCCACTTGAGAACACAGTAACTTTTTTGTTCTTCGTCTTCCCTTGTAACTGCTTCCCCATGGGTCTTCACAATCTGTCTTCATACCACCAATTTATAATATGACATTCACTTCCTGCTTTTGTCCATTGCTGTACTAACTGTGGTTCAAAACCAGGGCATCAGAACAACTTAATATCTTCAACCCCAACCTGGAACTACTTAATCAGAAATTCTTTAGATGGAGCCTGgggatttatattttaacaagCTACCTCCAGGTTAGCAGGCATGTTAGATAACACTCTTCTGGGATGTTTTCACTTctgaaaaaaataccataaatatcttgctttttgtctttgattGTTTTGTGCTCTATAACTGAAATATTCACCTGCTCTCCACCCGCCCCTAGTAgttgccttttccttcttctagGTGCCATTAATAAATCTTTGTCTTATAGGCAATTAGGGCCATCTTCCCTGactgacttaaaaatttttgaaaacagccATTGAACTTTCAAATTAATCTATCATGCACAGATATAAGCATAGTActttattaataatagctaatttAATACATGCTTACTGAATTAACAACTTTTACATAACTTTGCAagtatttttcttacatattttggcCATTTTCATTTTGGCAAGTGCTATGGAATGTACTGGTGTTGAAACAgtgaaaaatgaagacataatttctatttttaaggagTAATAATCTGACTAAACATATATAAATTCAAGTAATGTTTAAAACAGTTGTTTCTTTTGAATGAGACTGGATAAAACATTGAAGCAGATACTAAGAGGAATCATTGATGGTGATCTCTGTGTTTGCCAGGAAGAACCTGAACTAAAGGGGAtatcaacaactcaggaaactctTAGTCTGAAGAGGAAAATATAGCTCCTAGAAATTTACTGTTTAACAGAGGAGATATAATACACATTCAATTACTTCTAAAGAGTATACTTAAGGAGTATACTTCTAAGTATAAACATAACAGATTCAAATTGCATGGATTCtcaggaaaagttttaaaaatggagaactttGAAGGTAGAgaaccatatatattttttctttgagtatagttgacacacaatgttacattagtttcagatgtacaatttagtgatttcgCAAGTTTATATACACTGTGCTATGTTCACCATAAGTATAGCTATTTGTCCCCttacattgctattacaatatcgCTGACTGTATTCtgtatgctgtgccttttattcccgtgacttactcattccacaaCTAGagtcctgtgtctcccactccccttcacccacctTAAAAGTGTACCAAATTTACCCAATTTATGTTGTAGGAAGATACATTTATCTGCTGTGTGTGGGGGGTAGAGGTAGAGACAGGAGTGAGCTGGTGCATATATGGCAGGTGTTTTGTTTGGGAATTTTTACTCACAGACTCACATTTAGCAAGGTCAAGGCACTATAATACCAGCCCATGCATGGAAATGACAAAACTAAATGTAGTGAGATAGAAAGGGAAGAGAGTCGTGAGGTGGAATGAACCCTTGGGAAACTTGGTACTCGGGGGCCGCAGAAAAGTCCACCAGGGTTTTCTGATTAGGAGATTTCATGAAGCCTGAGTCATGGCTCCTTATATGTGCTACCTGTACCTGAGGAGAAAACCTCCACTGCTCCTCAAATCCCTTTCTGGCAAAGAGGACAGGAAAGAAGACAGCTCCATACTTTGTAAGTAACACTGTGCGCTTAGGGAAAACATCAAGCTTCACACCCACCGGTTTCCTTTAGAATGAGGAAGAGTTAATTAACTGCAAAAAGCCCTCATGAGTGTCTCAGGAAAACTGTGGAAGGGTTTTTCCTGAAATCAGTATTTGGGTACATCATGTTCTGGCCAATGGGGTTCAGTTGATCTGTGGCCCATATGTCTTGACTCTTGGAGCAAGTTGTTAGCAGGTCCTTGAATTGTGAGTTTTTTGGTTAGTTGAGTACATTTCAAAATCATTGCCTAAGGGCAGCGGGCAGTGCTGGAACCACCTACCACCAGCATCAACCTCATCCTCATTTACCATTGTTAAGTGCTTCCCCAGTACTCATTAGCGGATTAAATGCTTCACAAATGCTATCTCAGTGATCCTTACAATGAATGCTATTGGTAAACTTAATTTTACAGAAGTAAAACCTAATATAAAGTGCTTATTTGGAGAACCTCAGCTAGTTGGTGGCAGAGCCAACACTTGAAACTAGGTTTGCCTGACCGTACAACCATGTTAGTGACTCTCTGGCATCAGAGGAGAGAGCTAACTCAAGGTAGTCCTGCATGGGAGCTGTTGCATGTTCTTACTATGGGCCTGGAATATTGTTTTCACAGAAGAGAGAATCACTATTGAGAAGTGGAGGGGGGCACATAAAAGTTTACCTTAAAATGCCAGCACAaacctttcattaaaaaaagcctcaacacgtgcacgcacacacacacacacacacacacacgcttcctTTTGTGGGAATGAAAGAGTTCACAGAGATGCTTCCAGTAGTCACATCTGTAATTTGAAGCCAAATAGCATAAATTAAATACCACAAGGCTGTAATGTGTTAAGATCCTGATATATTTCCAGAATTCCTTGTCAGTATACAACCCttggatttaatttttatcaaaaaatatcTATTGACTTCCCACACTGCACAGTACAGTTCATGGTACAGGGAATATAATGGTCTACCTGCCCATAGCTGATTTCAGTTAGAGAGGCatattttcaagtaatttatGATCATGCAATGGAATTAACACTATtctagatgaataaataaataaaaatatgactcCAGAGGAAGAAGTAATTCCTTGTAACTTGACATGGAGAAGGTGATTCCATAAAATGCTtcctaaagaaaataatgaatctaATGAATCAAAGAATTTAGGCTTATTCAAAGAAGAATGGGAAGTACATGACTTAAGCAAAGCACAGCACTGTGAGAGAACTTACTATATTTGGTAATTTGGTGAGGTAGGAAAGGCCCAGGTTGATCATATCAAAAGGTtcctggggggagggaagaggttGGGTATCAGGAAAAGTAGATTTTTGTTAGATTGGGAAGATCCTTGACGGCTATAATAAGAT
Proteins encoded in this window:
- the LOC122483426 gene encoding olfactory receptor 51F2-like; this encodes MPSFNQSIFHPAVFFLTGIPGFETYHAWLSIPFCCLYAIAISGNGMILFVIFTESSLHEPMYYFLSMLSFTDLGLCLSTLVTMLGIFWFNAREISFDACIGQMFFIHGFTFMESSVLLAMAFDRFTAICNPLRYATILTNSRIIKVGFAIVIRGTTALVPLLLLLKRLSFCHGHVLHHSYCFHPDVMTLSCTDTKINSAFGLAIVISTAGLDSVFILLSYVLIIHSVLNMASPEERKKVFGTCVSHISAVAIFYIPMISLSLVHRFGKQAPPLVHTLIANVYLLIPPVMNPIIYSVKTKQIRKAVLKIFLSKMI